From a region of the Narcine bancroftii isolate sNarBan1 chromosome 5, sNarBan1.hap1, whole genome shotgun sequence genome:
- the LOC138764268 gene encoding interferon-inducible GTPase 5-like: MEEMMMFFYDLLSGAADTISRYLSRPERTPGPCPRARLPSHPGVAAEQRGRHGRTVNVAVTGPAGCGKSSLILAMLGRDSGREELPRPAVFPANPRVLLWEVAGVEKPLDLAAYDFFVLLTSGRIGEDEARLAQDIERRGRQFLFVRNKIDVYALDTRQRNFEQDDLLREIRRHFVKKLQAAGVKAPRVFLLSALQPGAFDFNSFLQAFGGEFSTSP, encoded by the exons ATGGAG gAAATGATGATGTTCTTCTACGACCTCCTCTCCGGGGCAGCTGACACTATCTCCCGCTACCTGAGCCGGCCAGAGCGGACCCCGGGCCCTTGTCCCCGGGCCCGGCTGCCATCCCATCCCGGAGTCGCTGCAGAGCAGCGGGGACGCCACGGGCGCACGGTGAACGTAGCGGTGACCGGGCCGGCGGGCTGCGGCAAGAGCTCACTGATCCTGGCCATGCTGGGGCGAGATTCAGGCAGGGAAGAGCTCCCGCGGCCCGCCGTGTTCCCGGCCAACCCGCGCGTCCTACTGTGGGAAGTGGCCGGCGTCGAGAAGCCGCTGGACTTGGCCGCGTACGACTTCTTCGTGTTGCTCACCAGCGGCAGGATTGGCGAGGACGAGGCGCGCCTGGCGCAGGACATCGAGCGCCGGGGCAGGCAGTTCCTTTTCGTCCGTAACAAGATCGACGTGTACGCGCTGGACACGCGACAGCGCAACTTCGAGCAGGACGACCTGTTGCGGGAGATTCGCCGCCACTTCGTCAAGAAGCTCCAGGCGGCCGGGGTGAAGGCGCCGAGGGTCTTCCTGCTGTCAGCTCTACAGCCCGGCGCCTTCGACTTCAACAGCTTCCTGCAGGCGTTCGGCGGGGAATTCTCCACCAGCCCCTGA
- the spaca6 gene encoding sperm acrosome membrane-associated protein 6 isoform X2 has translation MPNSPCLLILFLYLLAVTLTPVLTCYPCFAKSSEKFCTDYVGQSPAEIKTARCWYPIKRLMKERPIYWVRVVAADYKELKSIYSKALKLIKKRRREVPQESYTSLLDHVEQEVLYKVYNLKEGINKAATYFDCRLCRLHDCNGIRFDCPIEDVRIKETGHVSMKCEASFPIPEISSVTWWFVRSIRSDVIQQFMVLHVGSEDTLTINNVNMRNSGSFACDVTVHGTILLRRFFYLTGVCTDGQHKSANSGSGHRGEHGDPGPCGPAAGSLAGSDRADLHLGHRPDQVEQNNNQDLGPDWAEQITSQNPGQIGWSRTPARTGSTDRVAPIYRQDPGPDHAELSTSWDPDQVEQTDILDPNHIRQNGPSTGTRAGSGGADCQPGLGSGSDSAE, from the exons ATGCCCAATAGCCCCTGTCTGTTGATACTCTTCCTCTACCTCCTGGCTGTGACCCTCACCCCCGTCCTCACCTGCTACCCCTGCTTCGCCAAGTCCTCCGAAAAGTTCTGCACCGATTACGTGGGTCAGAGCCCGGCGGAGATCAAGACAGCTCGCTGTTGGTACCCCATCAAGaggttaatgaaggaaaggcccATCTACTGGGTGCGAGTGG TGGCTGCAGATTACAAAGAGCTGAAATCGATTTATTCCAAAGCGCTCAAGTTAATCAAGAAACGACGGAGAGAGGTGCCTCAAG AATCCTACACCAGTCTTTTGGACCACGTGGAGCAGGAAGTCCTCTACAAGGTCTACAACCTGAAGGAAG GCATCAACAAAGCAGCCACTTACTTTGACTGTCGCCTCTGTCGACTTCACGACTGCAACGGGATTCGTTTCGATTGTCCCA TTGAAGACGTCAGGATCAAGGAGACGGGACACGTGTCGATGAAATGCGAGGCCTCCTTCCCCATTCCGGAGATCAGTTCCGTCACCTGGTGGTTCGTTCGCAGC ATACGCAGCGATGTCATCCAGCAGTTCATGGTGTTGCATGTGGGCAGCGAGGATACGCTGACTATCAACAATGTCAACATGCGGAACAGTGGCTCCTTCGCCTGCGATGTCACCGTCCACGGCACCATCCTGCTGCGGCGCTTCTTCTACCTCACTG GGGTCTGTACAGATGGGCAACATAAGAGTGCAAACTCGGGGTCAGGACACCGGGGGGAGCATGGAGATCCCGGGCCGTGCGGTCCGGCAGCCGGGTCCTTGGCTGGGTCAGACAGAGCGGACCTCCATCTGGGACACAGACCGGATCAGGTGGAGCAGAATAACAACCAAGACCTGGGACCAGATTGGGCGGAGCAGATCACTAGCCAAAACCCAGGGCAAATCGGGTGGAGCAGAACACCAGCCAGGACTGGATCAACTGATCGAGTGGCGCCAATCTACAGGCAAGACCCGGGACCGGATCATGCAGAGCTGTCCACCAGCTGGGACCCAGACCAAGTGGAGCAAACTGACATCTTGGACCCAAACCACATCAGGCAGAACGGACCATCAACCGGAACCCGGGCTGGATCAGGTGGAGCGGACTGCCAACCGGGACTAGGGTCTGGATCAGACAGTGCTGAATAA
- the spaca6 gene encoding sperm acrosome membrane-associated protein 6 isoform X4, producing the protein MPNSPCLLILFLYLLAVTLTPVLTCYPCFAKSSEKFCTDYVGQSPAEIKTARCWYPIKRLMKERPIYWVRVVAADYKELKSIYSKALKLIKKRRREVPQESYTSLLDHVEQEVLYKVYNLKEATPCNQTCGINKAATYFDCRLCRLHDCNGIRFDCPIEDVRIKETGHVSMKCEASFPIPEISSVTWWFVRSGSVQMGNIRVQTRGQDTGGSMEIPGRAVRQPGPWLGQTERTSIWDTDRIRWSRITTKTWDQIGRSRSLAKTQGKSGGAEHQPGLDQLIEWRQSTGKTRDRIMQSCPPAGTQTKWSKLTSWTQTTSGRTDHQPEPGLDQVERTANRD; encoded by the exons ATGCCCAATAGCCCCTGTCTGTTGATACTCTTCCTCTACCTCCTGGCTGTGACCCTCACCCCCGTCCTCACCTGCTACCCCTGCTTCGCCAAGTCCTCCGAAAAGTTCTGCACCGATTACGTGGGTCAGAGCCCGGCGGAGATCAAGACAGCTCGCTGTTGGTACCCCATCAAGaggttaatgaaggaaaggcccATCTACTGGGTGCGAGTGG TGGCTGCAGATTACAAAGAGCTGAAATCGATTTATTCCAAAGCGCTCAAGTTAATCAAGAAACGACGGAGAGAGGTGCCTCAAG AATCCTACACCAGTCTTTTGGACCACGTGGAGCAGGAAGTCCTCTACAAGGTCTACAACCTGAAGGAAG CAACTCCTTGCAACCAAACCTGTG GCATCAACAAAGCAGCCACTTACTTTGACTGTCGCCTCTGTCGACTTCACGACTGCAACGGGATTCGTTTCGATTGTCCCA TTGAAGACGTCAGGATCAAGGAGACGGGACACGTGTCGATGAAATGCGAGGCCTCCTTCCCCATTCCGGAGATCAGTTCCGTCACCTGGTGGTTCGTTCGCAGC GGGTCTGTACAGATGGGCAACATAAGAGTGCAAACTCGGGGTCAGGACACCGGGGGGAGCATGGAGATCCCGGGCCGTGCGGTCCGGCAGCCGGGTCCTTGGCTGGGTCAGACAGAGCGGACCTCCATCTGGGACACAGACCGGATCAGGTGGAGCAGAATAACAACCAAGACCTGGGACCAGATTGGGCGGAGCAGATCACTAGCCAAAACCCAGGGCAAATCGGGTGGAGCAGAACACCAGCCAGGACTGGATCAACTGATCGAGTGGCGCCAATCTACAGGCAAGACCCGGGACCGGATCATGCAGAGCTGTCCACCAGCTGGGACCCAGACCAAGTGGAGCAAACTGACATCTTGGACCCAAACCACATCAGGCAGAACGGACCATCAACCGGAACCCGGGCTGGATCAGGTGGAGCGGACTGCCAACCGGGACTAG
- the spaca6 gene encoding sperm acrosome membrane-associated protein 6 isoform X1, with protein sequence MPNSPCLLILFLYLLAVTLTPVLTCYPCFAKSSEKFCTDYVGQSPAEIKTARCWYPIKRLMKERPIYWVRVVAADYKELKSIYSKALKLIKKRRREVPQESYTSLLDHVEQEVLYKVYNLKEATPCNQTCGINKAATYFDCRLCRLHDCNGIRFDCPIEDVRIKETGHVSMKCEASFPIPEISSVTWWFVRSIRSDVIQQFMVLHVGSEDTLTINNVNMRNSGSFACDVTVHGTILLRRFFYLTGVCTDGQHKSANSGSGHRGEHGDPGPCGPAAGSLAGSDRADLHLGHRPDQVEQNNNQDLGPDWAEQITSQNPGQIGWSRTPARTGSTDRVAPIYRQDPGPDHAELSTSWDPDQVEQTDILDPNHIRQNGPSTGTRAGSGGADCQPGLGSGSDSAE encoded by the exons ATGCCCAATAGCCCCTGTCTGTTGATACTCTTCCTCTACCTCCTGGCTGTGACCCTCACCCCCGTCCTCACCTGCTACCCCTGCTTCGCCAAGTCCTCCGAAAAGTTCTGCACCGATTACGTGGGTCAGAGCCCGGCGGAGATCAAGACAGCTCGCTGTTGGTACCCCATCAAGaggttaatgaaggaaaggcccATCTACTGGGTGCGAGTGG TGGCTGCAGATTACAAAGAGCTGAAATCGATTTATTCCAAAGCGCTCAAGTTAATCAAGAAACGACGGAGAGAGGTGCCTCAAG AATCCTACACCAGTCTTTTGGACCACGTGGAGCAGGAAGTCCTCTACAAGGTCTACAACCTGAAGGAAG CAACTCCTTGCAACCAAACCTGTG GCATCAACAAAGCAGCCACTTACTTTGACTGTCGCCTCTGTCGACTTCACGACTGCAACGGGATTCGTTTCGATTGTCCCA TTGAAGACGTCAGGATCAAGGAGACGGGACACGTGTCGATGAAATGCGAGGCCTCCTTCCCCATTCCGGAGATCAGTTCCGTCACCTGGTGGTTCGTTCGCAGC ATACGCAGCGATGTCATCCAGCAGTTCATGGTGTTGCATGTGGGCAGCGAGGATACGCTGACTATCAACAATGTCAACATGCGGAACAGTGGCTCCTTCGCCTGCGATGTCACCGTCCACGGCACCATCCTGCTGCGGCGCTTCTTCTACCTCACTG GGGTCTGTACAGATGGGCAACATAAGAGTGCAAACTCGGGGTCAGGACACCGGGGGGAGCATGGAGATCCCGGGCCGTGCGGTCCGGCAGCCGGGTCCTTGGCTGGGTCAGACAGAGCGGACCTCCATCTGGGACACAGACCGGATCAGGTGGAGCAGAATAACAACCAAGACCTGGGACCAGATTGGGCGGAGCAGATCACTAGCCAAAACCCAGGGCAAATCGGGTGGAGCAGAACACCAGCCAGGACTGGATCAACTGATCGAGTGGCGCCAATCTACAGGCAAGACCCGGGACCGGATCATGCAGAGCTGTCCACCAGCTGGGACCCAGACCAAGTGGAGCAAACTGACATCTTGGACCCAAACCACATCAGGCAGAACGGACCATCAACCGGAACCCGGGCTGGATCAGGTGGAGCGGACTGCCAACCGGGACTAGGGTCTGGATCAGACAGTGCTGAATAA
- the spaca6 gene encoding sperm acrosome membrane-associated protein 6 isoform X3 yields the protein MPNSPCLLILFLYLLAVTLTPVLTCYPCFAKSSEKFCTDYVGQSPAEIKTARCWYPIKRLMKERPIYWVRVVAADYKELKSIYSKALKLIKKRRREVPQESYTSLLDHVEQEVLYKVYNLKEATPCNQTCVEDVRIKETGHVSMKCEASFPIPEISSVTWWFVRSIRSDVIQQFMVLHVGSEDTLTINNVNMRNSGSFACDVTVHGTILLRRFFYLTGVCTDGQHKSANSGSGHRGEHGDPGPCGPAAGSLAGSDRADLHLGHRPDQVEQNNNQDLGPDWAEQITSQNPGQIGWSRTPARTGSTDRVAPIYRQDPGPDHAELSTSWDPDQVEQTDILDPNHIRQNGPSTGTRAGSGGADCQPGLGSGSDSAE from the exons ATGCCCAATAGCCCCTGTCTGTTGATACTCTTCCTCTACCTCCTGGCTGTGACCCTCACCCCCGTCCTCACCTGCTACCCCTGCTTCGCCAAGTCCTCCGAAAAGTTCTGCACCGATTACGTGGGTCAGAGCCCGGCGGAGATCAAGACAGCTCGCTGTTGGTACCCCATCAAGaggttaatgaaggaaaggcccATCTACTGGGTGCGAGTGG TGGCTGCAGATTACAAAGAGCTGAAATCGATTTATTCCAAAGCGCTCAAGTTAATCAAGAAACGACGGAGAGAGGTGCCTCAAG AATCCTACACCAGTCTTTTGGACCACGTGGAGCAGGAAGTCCTCTACAAGGTCTACAACCTGAAGGAAG CAACTCCTTGCAACCAAACCTGTG TTGAAGACGTCAGGATCAAGGAGACGGGACACGTGTCGATGAAATGCGAGGCCTCCTTCCCCATTCCGGAGATCAGTTCCGTCACCTGGTGGTTCGTTCGCAGC ATACGCAGCGATGTCATCCAGCAGTTCATGGTGTTGCATGTGGGCAGCGAGGATACGCTGACTATCAACAATGTCAACATGCGGAACAGTGGCTCCTTCGCCTGCGATGTCACCGTCCACGGCACCATCCTGCTGCGGCGCTTCTTCTACCTCACTG GGGTCTGTACAGATGGGCAACATAAGAGTGCAAACTCGGGGTCAGGACACCGGGGGGAGCATGGAGATCCCGGGCCGTGCGGTCCGGCAGCCGGGTCCTTGGCTGGGTCAGACAGAGCGGACCTCCATCTGGGACACAGACCGGATCAGGTGGAGCAGAATAACAACCAAGACCTGGGACCAGATTGGGCGGAGCAGATCACTAGCCAAAACCCAGGGCAAATCGGGTGGAGCAGAACACCAGCCAGGACTGGATCAACTGATCGAGTGGCGCCAATCTACAGGCAAGACCCGGGACCGGATCATGCAGAGCTGTCCACCAGCTGGGACCCAGACCAAGTGGAGCAAACTGACATCTTGGACCCAAACCACATCAGGCAGAACGGACCATCAACCGGAACCCGGGCTGGATCAGGTGGAGCGGACTGCCAACCGGGACTAGGGTCTGGATCAGACAGTGCTGAATAA
- the spaca6 gene encoding sperm acrosome membrane-associated protein 6 isoform X5 — protein sequence MPNSPCLLILFLYLLAVTLTPVLTCYPCFAKSSEKFCTDYVGQSPAEIKTARCWYPIKRLMKERPIYWVRVVAADYKELKSIYSKALKLIKKRRREVPQESYTSLLDHVEQEVLYKVYNLKEATPCNQTCGINKAATYFDCRLCRLHDCNGIRFDCPIEDVRIKETGHVSMKCEASFPIPEISSVTWWFVRSIRSDVIQQFMVLHVGSEDTLTINNVNMRNSGSFACDVTVHGTILLRRFFYLTVTRSTLQSSIDLQAIFQNVLVERQAVLQPPVTQPLLSPNQWLAARTEAQITAAIALATVCLLLAVGGLYRWAT from the exons ATGCCCAATAGCCCCTGTCTGTTGATACTCTTCCTCTACCTCCTGGCTGTGACCCTCACCCCCGTCCTCACCTGCTACCCCTGCTTCGCCAAGTCCTCCGAAAAGTTCTGCACCGATTACGTGGGTCAGAGCCCGGCGGAGATCAAGACAGCTCGCTGTTGGTACCCCATCAAGaggttaatgaaggaaaggcccATCTACTGGGTGCGAGTGG TGGCTGCAGATTACAAAGAGCTGAAATCGATTTATTCCAAAGCGCTCAAGTTAATCAAGAAACGACGGAGAGAGGTGCCTCAAG AATCCTACACCAGTCTTTTGGACCACGTGGAGCAGGAAGTCCTCTACAAGGTCTACAACCTGAAGGAAG CAACTCCTTGCAACCAAACCTGTG GCATCAACAAAGCAGCCACTTACTTTGACTGTCGCCTCTGTCGACTTCACGACTGCAACGGGATTCGTTTCGATTGTCCCA TTGAAGACGTCAGGATCAAGGAGACGGGACACGTGTCGATGAAATGCGAGGCCTCCTTCCCCATTCCGGAGATCAGTTCCGTCACCTGGTGGTTCGTTCGCAGC ATACGCAGCGATGTCATCCAGCAGTTCATGGTGTTGCATGTGGGCAGCGAGGATACGCTGACTATCAACAATGTCAACATGCGGAACAGTGGCTCCTTCGCCTGCGATGTCACCGTCCACGGCACCATCCTGCTGCGGCGCTTCTTCTACCTCACTG TTACCAGGAGCACGCTGCAGAGCAGCATCGACCTGCAGGCCATTTTCCAGAATGTTCTAGTGGAGAGGCAGGCAGTTCTCCAGCCTCCGGTCACCCAGCCATTACTGAGCCCCAATCAATGGCTAGCAGCTCGGACAGAGGCACAGATCACGGCTGCCATTGCTCTCGCCACAGTCTGTCTCCTTCTGGCTGTGGG GGGTCTGTACAGATGGGCAACATAA